The following proteins are encoded in a genomic region of Reichenbachiella sp.:
- a CDS encoding flavin reductase family protein codes for MTSIDPQSVSTAHFHSVLLSAVAPRPIAFASTIDANGNVNLSPFSFFNAFSANPPILVFSPARRVRDNTTKHTLENVLKVPEVVINIVDYPIVEQMSLASTEYGEGVNEFVKAGFTEVASEKVKPPRVKESPVSFECKVLEVKPMGDQGGAGNLIICEVVMAHVQDHLLTEDKKIDPTRLELVARMGGNWYTKTNSDTMFEIPKPLTTMGIGFDQLPDNVKNSVVLTGNNLGRLANVEHIPTKDEILNMSKEPEVSAILESFADDEENLENELHLLAQKYLDSGETAQAWQVILQGEYL; via the coding sequence ATGACTTCTATTGATCCTCAGTCAGTTTCTACAGCTCACTTTCATTCTGTACTTCTATCCGCGGTTGCACCCCGACCAATAGCATTTGCCAGCACGATCGATGCAAACGGAAATGTAAATTTGAGTCCTTTTAGTTTTTTCAATGCCTTTAGTGCCAACCCTCCGATTCTTGTTTTCTCTCCTGCCAGACGTGTCCGTGATAATACGACCAAGCACACGCTAGAAAACGTACTTAAAGTTCCCGAAGTGGTCATCAACATCGTGGACTATCCTATTGTAGAGCAAATGTCATTAGCCAGCACAGAATACGGAGAAGGAGTCAATGAGTTTGTGAAAGCGGGGTTTACTGAAGTGGCCTCAGAAAAAGTCAAACCACCTAGAGTCAAAGAGTCACCTGTTTCTTTTGAGTGTAAGGTTTTGGAAGTAAAACCTATGGGCGATCAGGGAGGTGCCGGTAACCTGATTATTTGCGAAGTGGTGATGGCTCATGTTCAAGATCACCTGTTGACGGAGGATAAGAAAATTGACCCTACCCGGCTAGAACTTGTCGCACGTATGGGTGGTAATTGGTACACTAAAACCAATTCGGATACCATGTTTGAAATACCGAAACCACTCACGACCATGGGTATCGGTTTTGACCAATTGCCAGACAATGTAAAAAACAGCGTAGTGCTCACTGGAAATAATCTAGGTCGATTAGCCAATGTGGAACATATCCCTACAAAGGACGAAATTTTGAATATGTCCAAGGAACCAGAGGTAAGCGCCATCCTAGAGAGTTTTGCAGACGATGAAGAAAACTTAGAAAATGAACTTCATCTGTTAGCACAGAAATACCTTGACTCAGGTGAAACTGCCCAAGCTTGGCAAGTCATATTGCAGGGAGAGTATTTGTAA
- the fahA gene encoding fumarylacetoacetase → MSKSWISVAAESDFPVQNIPFGIVENGKGWYAASRIGEYAINLAILQEKGYLKGLSLPEGIFEKQYLNDFIALGKPVTNKVRERIQSIFEEHSKNGLRENTVHRNKIMKDVKNLTMSLPVQIGDYTDFYSSEQHAFNVGCMFRDPDNALMPNWKHIPVGYHGRSSSVVVSGTDFHRPKGQQKPNADEPPVFGPSKLLDFELEMGFIVGKGTELGDSITTANAADHIFGLCVFNDWSARDLQKWEYVPLGPFLAKNFASHLSPWIVTLEALEPFRTEGPKQDPKVLPYLEYEGNHHYDIELEVAIETEKGESKTVSQSNFKYMYWNMIQQLAHHTVNGCNVKPGDMMASGTISGPEPHQYGSMLEIAWQGTKPVQMPDGTERKFIQDGDTVVMKGFGNKDGVRVGFGEVRAKVLPSK, encoded by the coding sequence ATGAGTAAATCCTGGATTTCGGTAGCCGCTGAATCTGACTTTCCTGTTCAGAATATACCCTTCGGAATAGTAGAAAACGGCAAAGGCTGGTATGCTGCCTCACGAATTGGTGAGTACGCCATCAACCTAGCCATTCTTCAAGAAAAAGGTTACTTAAAAGGTCTTTCGCTACCAGAGGGCATCTTTGAAAAACAATATTTGAATGACTTCATTGCTTTAGGTAAACCAGTGACCAATAAAGTGAGAGAAAGGATTCAAAGCATATTTGAAGAGCATTCAAAAAACGGTCTGAGGGAAAATACGGTTCATCGGAATAAGATCATGAAAGATGTGAAAAATCTCACGATGAGCCTACCAGTGCAAATCGGAGACTACACAGATTTCTATTCGAGTGAGCAGCATGCCTTTAACGTTGGCTGCATGTTTAGAGATCCAGACAATGCATTAATGCCAAACTGGAAACATATACCTGTCGGGTATCATGGACGGTCTTCTTCTGTGGTTGTCTCAGGAACTGATTTTCATAGACCCAAAGGTCAGCAAAAACCAAACGCCGATGAGCCACCAGTTTTTGGGCCAAGTAAACTTTTGGATTTCGAGTTAGAAATGGGCTTTATCGTTGGGAAAGGCACTGAACTTGGCGATTCTATTACTACAGCCAATGCAGCCGATCATATTTTTGGTCTATGTGTTTTTAATGACTGGTCTGCTAGAGATTTGCAAAAATGGGAGTACGTGCCATTAGGGCCATTCTTGGCTAAAAACTTTGCTTCTCACCTATCTCCTTGGATAGTCACTTTAGAGGCGCTAGAGCCATTCAGAACCGAAGGACCTAAACAAGACCCTAAGGTCTTGCCCTATTTAGAATATGAAGGCAACCACCATTATGACATTGAGCTTGAGGTAGCCATCGAAACCGAAAAAGGCGAGAGCAAAACTGTGAGTCAATCCAATTTTAAATACATGTATTGGAATATGATCCAGCAGCTCGCGCATCACACGGTGAATGGTTGTAATGTAAAGCCTGGGGATATGATGGCTTCTGGTACAATTAGTGGCCCGGAGCCCCATCAGTATGGATCTATGCTAGAGATTGCCTGGCAAGGCACTAAGCCAGTACAAATGCCTGATGGAACTGAAAGAAAATTTATCCAGGATGGCGACACGGTCGTGATGAAAGGATTTGGAAACAAAGACGGCGTACGAGTTGGTTTTGGTGAAGTAAGAGCAAAAGTACTTCCGTCGAAATAG
- the hppD gene encoding 4-hydroxyphenylpyruvate dioxygenase, whose protein sequence is MAKQVESVNYGLEKIFEGAQDFLPLLGTDYIELYVGNAKQAAHFYKTAFGFQSFAYRGLETGSRDVVSYVLKQDKIRLVLSTPLNSKHPINEHIVKHGDGVKVVALWVEDAKKAWEETTSRGAKSYLEPVVEKDEHGEVVRSGIYTYGETVHLFVERKNYKGVFMPGFEKWESDYNPESLGLKYVDHMVGNVGWGEMNTWVKWYEDVMGFENFLSFDDKQIHTDYSALMSKVMSNGNGRIKFPINEPAKGKKKSQIEEYLDFYEGPGVQHIAVATDDILSTVANMRARGVEFLTTPPESYYQAVPERLATHDHKLKEDLEKLKKLGIMVDADEEGYLLQIFTRPVEDRPTLFFEIIQRMGARGFGAGNFKALFESIEREQERRGTL, encoded by the coding sequence ATGGCAAAGCAAGTAGAAAGCGTAAACTACGGTTTAGAGAAAATATTCGAAGGAGCCCAGGACTTCCTTCCATTGTTGGGAACAGATTACATCGAGCTGTATGTGGGTAATGCCAAGCAAGCTGCTCACTTTTATAAAACAGCCTTTGGCTTTCAGTCTTTTGCATACAGAGGACTAGAAACCGGAAGCAGGGATGTTGTTTCTTATGTATTAAAGCAAGATAAGATCAGATTGGTACTTAGCACCCCGCTCAACTCCAAGCATCCAATCAACGAGCATATCGTCAAACACGGCGATGGTGTAAAAGTAGTTGCCCTTTGGGTGGAAGATGCTAAAAAAGCATGGGAAGAAACTACCTCAAGAGGAGCAAAATCATACCTAGAGCCAGTCGTGGAAAAAGACGAGCATGGTGAAGTGGTGAGATCAGGAATTTACACTTATGGAGAAACTGTTCACCTTTTTGTTGAACGTAAAAACTATAAGGGTGTATTCATGCCTGGATTCGAAAAATGGGAGTCGGATTACAACCCAGAATCATTGGGCTTGAAATACGTTGACCACATGGTAGGTAATGTAGGTTGGGGAGAAATGAACACCTGGGTGAAATGGTATGAGGATGTGATGGGGTTTGAAAATTTCCTTTCATTCGATGACAAACAAATTCACACGGATTACTCCGCTTTAATGAGTAAAGTGATGAGCAACGGTAATGGAAGAATTAAATTTCCAATTAACGAGCCCGCAAAAGGAAAGAAAAAATCTCAGATTGAAGAATACCTTGACTTCTATGAAGGACCAGGCGTTCAGCACATTGCAGTGGCTACAGACGATATCCTAAGTACAGTAGCTAATATGCGAGCAAGGGGTGTTGAGTTTTTAACCACACCTCCTGAATCCTATTATCAAGCAGTACCTGAAAGATTGGCTACGCATGACCACAAACTCAAAGAGGATCTTGAGAAATTGAAAAAACTAGGAATCATGGTTGATGCTGATGAAGAGGGTTATTTATTGCAAATATTTACGCGCCCTGTTGAAGATAGACCAACGCTGTTCTTCGAGATTATCCAAAGAATGGGCGCAAGAGGTTTTGGAGCGGGAAACTTCAAAGCACTTTTTGAATCCATTGAAAGAGAACAAGAGCGCAGAGGAACGCTGTAG
- a CDS encoding homogentisate 1,2-dioxygenase, which translates to MPQYHQLGKIPHKRHTTFKKEDGSIHYEQLFGTIGFDGMSSLMYHLHRPTMVKEVAKSYSVAPKIAEEKNMLSLAMEGFKVPSENDYLESRKTILVNSDCHIVLASPKHSQTEYFYKNADCDELIFIHKGTGTLKTQLGNITFGYGDYLLVPRGMIYQMHFDTEDNRLFIVESKRPIYTPKRYRNWFGQLLEHSPFCERDFRRPSELETFDELGDFTIKVKKEDMMHEYIYASHPFDVVGWDGYNYPYAFSIHDFEPITGRVHQPPPVHQTFETDAFVVCSFVPRLYDYHPESIPAPYNHSNIDSDEVLYYVDGDFMSRNNIEKGNITLHPAGIPHGPHPGATERSIGETVTEELAVMVDTFKPLKVTEEAMKILIKDYHKSWLD; encoded by the coding sequence ATGCCTCAATATCATCAATTAGGTAAAATTCCACACAAACGGCATACTACCTTCAAAAAAGAAGATGGCAGCATTCACTACGAGCAGCTATTTGGAACGATCGGGTTCGATGGCATGTCATCCCTGATGTATCATCTACACCGACCTACTATGGTCAAAGAAGTGGCCAAATCTTATAGCGTGGCTCCAAAGATTGCAGAAGAAAAGAATATGCTTTCATTGGCCATGGAAGGCTTTAAGGTTCCTTCTGAGAATGATTATTTGGAGAGTCGGAAGACTATACTTGTCAATTCCGATTGTCATATCGTATTAGCTTCCCCTAAACACAGCCAAACCGAATATTTCTACAAAAATGCTGATTGTGATGAATTGATATTTATTCACAAAGGAACAGGTACGCTCAAAACGCAGTTGGGAAATATCACATTTGGATATGGGGATTATCTACTCGTCCCGCGGGGTATGATCTACCAAATGCACTTTGACACAGAGGATAATCGGCTTTTTATTGTAGAATCGAAAAGACCAATCTATACGCCCAAACGATACAGAAACTGGTTTGGGCAACTGCTTGAGCATTCTCCATTTTGTGAAAGAGATTTCAGGAGACCGTCAGAATTAGAAACCTTCGATGAGCTGGGAGACTTCACCATCAAGGTGAAAAAAGAAGACATGATGCATGAATACATCTATGCCAGCCATCCTTTTGATGTTGTTGGCTGGGATGGGTACAATTACCCATATGCTTTCTCTATCCACGATTTCGAACCCATAACAGGACGAGTGCATCAGCCACCGCCGGTTCATCAGACCTTTGAAACGGATGCATTTGTAGTGTGCTCTTTTGTACCCAGACTATATGATTATCACCCAGAATCTATTCCGGCTCCATATAATCATAGCAACATTGATTCAGACGAAGTGCTTTACTATGTGGATGGTGATTTCATGAGTAGAAACAATATAGAGAAAGGAAATATTACACTCCATCCTGCAGGCATTCCCCATGGACCACATCCGGGAGCTACTGAAAGAAGCATTGGAGAAACGGTAACGGAAGAATTGGCCGTGATGGTAGATACCTTCAAACCGCTGAAAGTGACTGAAGAAGCAATGAAAATATTAATTAAAGACTATCACAAAAGCTGGTTGGATTAA